The following proteins come from a genomic window of Phnomibacter ginsenosidimutans:
- a CDS encoding FecR family protein: protein MMQSGHEQKEPQLPFSVRRDLRSQEQQASNWQQIEQALEQEVPVRQLGTVAIVRRMAQWAAAAVIVLAAGWALFTATQKQALPDEYTVIKTAFGEKRKVWLPDSSVVVLNGNSSLKIPKIWLEDTIRNVWLEGEGYFEITKAKTPGKDFFVVHTNSMDVKVLGTKFNVNAYTENASVALKEGKVQVLYTGKNNDGKTTIYEMKPGDVVLLKPAEAVEPILEKTPTEVVADWTSNEYHFDYTPLQDIAVMIEQRFGYAVSWQDSVLAERTLNGHMHAANLDELINALEVTLNINIEKKDKRLLISAR, encoded by the coding sequence ATGATGCAATCTGGCCACGAACAAAAAGAACCACAACTCCCGTTTTCGGTGAGGCGTGACTTGCGTAGCCAGGAGCAACAGGCAAGCAACTGGCAGCAAATAGAGCAGGCACTGGAGCAAGAGGTTCCGGTAAGGCAACTGGGCACCGTAGCCATTGTTCGCCGCATGGCGCAGTGGGCTGCTGCCGCCGTTATTGTGCTGGCAGCAGGCTGGGCATTGTTTACTGCTACGCAAAAGCAGGCTTTGCCCGATGAGTACACCGTTATCAAAACTGCCTTTGGCGAAAAACGCAAAGTGTGGCTGCCCGACTCTTCGGTGGTGGTGTTGAATGGTAATTCCTCTTTAAAGATTCCGAAGATTTGGCTGGAAGATACCATCCGCAATGTGTGGCTCGAAGGTGAAGGCTACTTCGAAATCACCAAGGCCAAAACCCCGGGCAAAGATTTTTTTGTGGTACATACCAACAGCATGGATGTAAAAGTGCTGGGTACCAAGTTTAATGTAAATGCCTACACCGAAAACGCCAGTGTGGCGCTGAAAGAAGGTAAGGTACAGGTGCTGTATACGGGTAAGAATAATGATGGTAAAACCACCATTTACGAAATGAAACCCGGCGATGTGGTATTGCTGAAGCCTGCAGAAGCTGTTGAGCCTATTTTGGAAAAAACGCCTACAGAAGTTGTAGCGGACTGGACCAGCAACGAATACCATTTTGATTACACTCCACTGCAAGACATAGCCGTAATGATAGAGCAGCGCTTTGGCTATGCTGTAAGCTGGCAGGATAGTGTGTTGGCAGAGCGTACCCTTAACGGACACATGCATGCAGCCAACCTCGACGAACTCATCAACGCTTTGGAAGTAACCTTGAATATTAATATTGAGAAAAAAGATAAACGTCTTTTAATATCGGCCCGGTAA
- a CDS encoding M16 family metallopeptidase — protein sequence MPDRHTAPLIKNAVDFSFQLKPVNIWTLNNGVQVYALHAGEEAVLQLEWVFLAGNSHEPANMVASATNFLLKNGTSRRSAFDINEHFDFYGSYLNRNCYNETSNITLHSLSKHLSHLLPVVREILTDAIFPQEELDIFVTNSKQRLQVNLQKCDFVANREIDVHLYGSNHPYGKYSSAEALDALQRDALLQFYQQHYQQGHCVLFVAGQLPEDLFDQLNAQFGDLPLKPAVFTKASPLVLPQQVTGERHIRISNDPNGVQGAIRMARNFPNRHHPDFQGVSVLNTVFGGFFGSRLMSNIREEKGYTYGIYSYLQNHVEQSAWMISTEAGRDVCEATIAEVYKEMELLRNEPVDEEELLLVRNYMLGSILGDLDGPFQIIGRWKSYVLHGVDEQYFYNAIENIKTISAGQLQELANRYLQPELFYEMVVV from the coding sequence ATGCCGGATCGCCATACTGCCCCCCTCATCAAAAATGCCGTTGATTTTTCATTTCAACTGAAACCTGTAAACATTTGGACCCTCAACAACGGGGTGCAGGTATATGCCCTGCATGCCGGCGAAGAAGCCGTGCTGCAACTGGAATGGGTGTTTTTGGCAGGCAACAGCCACGAGCCGGCCAACATGGTAGCCAGTGCCACCAACTTTTTGCTGAAAAATGGCACCAGCCGCCGCAGTGCTTTCGACATCAACGAGCACTTCGATTTTTATGGCAGCTACCTCAACCGCAACTGCTACAACGAAACCAGCAACATTACCCTCCACAGCCTCAGCAAGCACCTGAGTCACCTGCTGCCCGTAGTACGGGAAATTTTGACAGATGCCATTTTTCCGCAGGAGGAGCTCGACATTTTCGTCACCAACAGCAAGCAGCGCCTGCAGGTAAACCTGCAGAAATGCGATTTTGTGGCCAACCGCGAAATTGATGTGCATTTGTACGGTTCCAATCATCCTTACGGCAAATACAGTTCTGCCGAAGCATTGGATGCCTTGCAACGAGATGCACTGCTGCAATTTTACCAACAGCACTACCAGCAGGGGCATTGTGTGTTATTTGTAGCCGGTCAGCTGCCCGAAGATTTATTCGATCAACTCAATGCGCAGTTTGGCGACCTGCCGCTGAAACCGGCTGTGTTTACCAAAGCATCGCCACTGGTACTGCCACAACAGGTAACTGGTGAGCGGCACATCCGCATCAGCAACGATCCCAACGGAGTGCAGGGTGCCATTCGCATGGCCCGCAATTTTCCCAACCGCCACCACCCCGATTTTCAGGGGGTGAGTGTGCTCAACACCGTGTTTGGTGGTTTCTTTGGCAGCCGCCTCATGAGCAATATCCGCGAAGAGAAAGGCTACACCTATGGCATTTACAGCTACCTGCAAAACCATGTGGAGCAAAGTGCCTGGATGATTAGCACCGAAGCCGGCCGCGATGTATGCGAAGCCACCATAGCTGAAGTGTACAAGGAAATGGAACTGCTGCGCAACGAGCCCGTGGATGAAGAAGAACTGCTGCTGGTGCGCAACTATATGCTCGGTTCTATACTCGGCGATTTAGATGGTCCTTTTCAAATCATTGGCCGATGGAAAAGCTATGTGCTGCATGGTGTAGACGAACAGTATTTCTACAACGCTATTGAAAACATCAAAACCATTTCGGCCGGCCAATTGCAAGAGCTGGCCAATCGCTACCTGCAGCCTGAGCTGTTTTATGAAATGGTAGTGGTGTAA
- a CDS encoding glycoside hydrolase family 16 protein: MKKCTLALLLLVATAAVAQTKARFTAKPVWADEFNYKGMPDTSHWSYDTGGHGWGNNELQYYRDSGNAWVNGSELVITAQPDSYKGMSYTSARLVSKGRGDFLYGRFEARAKLPAGLGTWPAIWMLPTDWRYGNWPRSGEIDIMEHVGYDPEKVHISVHTQAYNHIAGTQKTAFRQVPGAMDGYHVYRVDWTPELIEGYIDNQLLFSFRNEHKSPDEWPFDQRFHWLLNVAVGGNWGGKNGVNPQAFPASLLIDYVRVYGWEK, encoded by the coding sequence ATGAAAAAATGTACACTTGCCCTGCTGCTGTTGGTAGCCACTGCTGCTGTTGCGCAAACCAAGGCCCGCTTTACGGCCAAGCCCGTTTGGGCCGATGAATTCAACTACAAAGGCATGCCCGATACCAGCCACTGGAGCTATGATACCGGTGGTCATGGCTGGGGCAACAATGAGCTACAATACTACCGCGATAGTGGCAATGCCTGGGTAAATGGCAGCGAGTTGGTGATTACCGCCCAGCCAGATAGCTACAAAGGCATGAGCTATACCAGTGCCCGATTGGTGAGCAAGGGCAGGGGCGATTTTTTGTACGGTCGCTTTGAGGCCCGGGCCAAACTGCCTGCCGGCTTGGGTACATGGCCCGCCATTTGGATGTTGCCCACAGACTGGCGCTATGGCAACTGGCCACGCAGTGGCGAAATAGACATCATGGAGCATGTGGGCTACGACCCCGAGAAAGTGCACATTAGCGTACATACCCAAGCGTATAACCACATTGCCGGCACCCAAAAAACAGCTTTCCGGCAAGTGCCCGGCGCCATGGATGGCTACCATGTGTATCGGGTAGACTGGACGCCCGAATTGATTGAGGGCTACATCGACAATCAGTTGTTATTCAGTTTTCGCAACGAGCACAAAAGCCCCGATGAATGGCCTTTTGACCAGCGCTTTCACTGGCTGCTGAATGTGGCCGTGGGTGGCAACTGGGGTGGCAAAAACGGCGTCAATCCGCAAGCATTTCCTGCCAGCCTGCTGATAGATTATGTGCGGGTGTATGGATGGGAAAAATGA
- a CDS encoding AAA family ATPase, producing the protein MKKFLFLPLLLLMQVCCVAQGTALSPQHQITILQYAGPKTNTLVPVAMLNQVNDNASVAARWLADLRTEPLLRLSFNPKDSSYIGATVADLEKTFAAAADQKALLFIDNTDVLWSKAAPSPEEKALMDRFYQLAKKYKHAVLIRCVYEPTYFAMAKAGFGIVSLDL; encoded by the coding sequence ATGAAGAAATTTCTTTTCCTCCCGTTGCTCTTGTTGATGCAAGTATGCTGCGTGGCACAAGGAACCGCCTTAAGTCCTCAACACCAAATCACCATTTTGCAGTACGCCGGCCCCAAAACCAATACGCTGGTACCCGTGGCCATGCTCAATCAGGTAAATGATAACGCCAGTGTAGCTGCCCGCTGGCTGGCCGACCTCCGCACCGAGCCCCTGCTGCGCCTCAGTTTTAATCCCAAAGACAGCAGCTATATTGGTGCTACTGTAGCAGATTTGGAAAAAACCTTTGCCGCCGCCGCCGACCAAAAAGCTCTCCTCTTCATCGACAATACAGATGTGCTCTGGAGCAAAGCTGCACCAAGCCCGGAAGAGAAAGCCCTGATGGACCGCTTTTACCAACTGGCTAAAAAATACAAACATGCGGTGCTTATCCGCTGCGTGTACGAGCCTACGTATTTCGCCATGGCTAAAGCGGGGTTTGGTATTGTGTCATTGGATTTGTAA
- a CDS encoding RNA polymerase sigma factor — translation MTGIFMHIGSHQPNDLQECWSRVLQNDTQALQALHAALYSTMHHYAAKLLKDDTGADDAIQEVFVKMWQQRHSIGPIQHVKGYVFTLLRRHILNVLRSQKTRLFHIGQWGSDAVQLEFSPEEVLMQQDRDREKQQAVSRALNQLPPRQREVLYFRFYESLDYKEIAGIMGINYQSVVNLSFKAMQHLKQWFSDSDSGTSKKNKKKGKSMSMKHGFRLSFTQIVPQ, via the coding sequence TTGACCGGGATATTCATGCATATTGGCAGCCATCAACCAAACGATCTGCAAGAGTGCTGGAGCCGTGTATTGCAAAACGATACGCAGGCCCTGCAGGCCCTGCATGCTGCTTTGTATTCCACTATGCACCACTATGCAGCCAAGCTGCTGAAAGATGATACCGGTGCCGACGATGCCATTCAGGAAGTGTTTGTAAAAATGTGGCAGCAGCGCCACAGCATTGGCCCCATTCAGCATGTAAAAGGCTATGTGTTTACACTGCTTCGCCGGCACATTCTCAATGTGCTGCGCAGCCAGAAAACCCGGCTCTTCCACATTGGCCAATGGGGCAGCGATGCCGTTCAGCTGGAGTTTTCGCCGGAGGAAGTGCTGATGCAACAAGACAGGGACCGCGAAAAGCAGCAGGCCGTGAGCAGGGCCCTCAACCAACTGCCGCCCCGCCAGCGGGAGGTACTCTACTTCCGCTTTTACGAAAGTCTCGACTACAAAGAAATTGCGGGCATCATGGGCATCAATTACCAGAGTGTGGTGAACCTGTCCTTTAAAGCCATGCAGCACCTGAAGCAGTGGTTTTCCGACTCAGATTCCGGGACTTCGAAAAAAAATAAAAAAAAGGGCAAGAGCATGAGTATGAAACATGGCTTCCGTTTGTCATTTACCCAAATAGTACCGCAATGA